ACCACAAATTCCATAGTTGGCCTGTTTTTAGTTTTCTGTGTATAAACCTACCAATGACTTAAAACTGCCAAAAGAGGTGTCAAAAATCATAATATGATGTGTAATTACTGAAATTTGTTTTTATCATTCTAAAAGTCTTGCaccattttgttatttaaaactgtttagaTTTTGCATCTAAGCTAAGACAAGGACTGCGTATTTCATAGCACCAACAATGTATGAATTGCATGTGTCATGATTCATATAGTGCAGCTGTATTGGAAGATAAACTATACAGTGTTCAAGTCCATGCTTTAGATTCTGCACTCTGTCAAATTTTTCTTGTATTATTGCATTTTTAATCATATATGTAGAATGCCATTAAAATACTGAAAATCTTAACTGTTAAGAGGCAAAAATGCTTAAAAGTTTTAAACAGTCACACTTGAGGTATCTGAAATAACCATTTCTCAGTCATACTGATTCTTCCTAGAAGATATAGCAGGATGATGAGCACAAGATTGTCAAGACCCAAATCAGATTATAGCATGCATTATGCTTATTATTTGTGTGACTTATTACTTTGTATATAGTAAGACTATACTTACCAGAAGACCCGTATGAATGAAACGCGCACTTGGTGATTCGTGGGAAAATTCTGATCATAGGGTCCGTCCTGTTGAATTGTTCCATGTTTGCAAATGAAATGACCTCCGTGCCATAGCTCAGGAAGACACCACCAAGGAACTTGTCAATTAAGAAGATGTTGCCGatctttaaaagcaaaaaaaaatgtccatGGTACCTCAAACATGGCCAAAGTAACAGAAAGCTGTTTTGTGGtagttttaaatatatgtttcacgtgttcaaaaattatttgaaataaacatATGGGGCAACAAACAATCAAACAAAAGACTTAAAGGGAGAACAGATAAagacaagtaaataaaaaattattaaatatatatatataactgtaaaaactaaatataatattaaataattataaaaaaattatgatagaaGTATAAATTCTCAAAGAAGCAGAAAAATGTTATGTAAACTACTGtagtttacagtaaaataataaatgaactaCATATTCTTTGTTTTGGATAGAcaataaatattcatatttttccAGGGTATTTTTTCACGCTATTCTCAGAACATGACCATGATCTGGTACTTGATCTCAACACATTAAGGCCAATAACTACAAGTCTCCACGTAAAACCACACAACACTCTCAAAAGCAGGCGTACTCTGTACTCACGACATTAACGAGGTTTAGCAGCTCGCACAGCATGTAGCCGACGCCATAATGGGTGTTGGAGTTGACGGTCTGCACCAGGTAGTCCGCCAGTCGCTCAACCGAGTCGTGACTTCTGTTTGGGTCCACCAGGACCCCACGTAGGCCCTTGCTGATGACTTCGATCCTCTTCTGCTCCATAGACTTCCACAGCCAGTGGGGCAGGTAGAACAGGATACCCTGCACACACGGGAGCAACACGTTGTGATAAGCCCGGTACACACAACCTTCTTCTTGCACATGAGTATACACACCtttttcatcccccccccccccccccactccaaaataaaaaatcttgTACCATATGTATTGCCTATGTTTTTTGCTTACACATCTAGGATTGGAATAAATTATGACAACTTTTAATGCTTTATTatccatttaatattttaaactcaagAAAAAGCCCAAACTTTGAGCACTTCCTAGCACCATGCATTATGCATTATCACCCATTTAACAACCAACTAGATCTTACACAGGTCTGATTTGTTACCTCCAACAGCAATATGACCATTATCACACAATTGCTCGTTAACTTCATCCTGTTACCAGATTCAGAACAAATATGACAAATGTATCTTATTGCTAAAACCATGCACTAATTAAAGAACTGCTCTGTTTAAAACCTGACCACGACAAAGTAACCTCATggctataaaaattataattatgtagtATATAACATAACTAATCACATTCCTAAGACAAATGTTATGAATTGGTTTgcatttgaaatttttgtgtgtttcccAAATCAATTAAATTTGATAGAAACAATTTGTCCCTCTAAGATTGCTGACTAAAGTCACAAAGTGTTTTCCTTGCCATCATGATGCACAATTTAGCACTCATCCTTCATAAACCTAGCACTAATGATGAGCTGTGTAAACTGCACACTGATAACACTGGAGATGCGGGGAGCGAGCCTCACCTGAAACAGCAGGGCGAACGGAACCCACTGGTAGTACGTGTGGAAAGTCTGCTCATCCTCCCCCGGGCTGTGGGGGCCAATGCCCGCGTAGATAACCTGCCCCGCAGGCTTGTGCAGGTGTTTGGGCAGCGAGAATGTGGACGAGATCCAACAGTACGTGTTCAGGGGCTTGTTGAAGTCACCTTTTTTGAAGTCGTTCAAGCACGCAATGGGGT
Above is a genomic segment from Bacillus rossius redtenbacheri isolate Brsri chromosome 7, Brsri_v3, whole genome shotgun sequence containing:
- the LOC134533854 gene encoding innexin inx3-like — protein: MTLLGLVSAITGFVKVRFLEEKEVIDTAIFRLHSRATCAMLFLACALCTATTLLGDPIACLNDFKKGDFNKPLNTYCWISSTFSLPKHLHKPAGQVIYAGIGPHSPGEDEQTFHTYYQWVPFALLFQGILFYLPHWLWKSMEQKRIEVISKGLRGVLVDPNRSHDSVERLADYLVQTVNSNTHYGVGYMLCELLNLVNVIGNIFLIDKFLGGVFLSYGTEVISFANMEQFNRTDPMIRIFPRITKCAFHSYGSSGSIQTHDLMCVMAINVINEKIYIFLWFWLFALCGLTVLGVLHSLALVVSRDWRAVVLRKRFLSRPEAEFLAHTLPLGDFMLLNFLSYNVDSSLFDLLLQHVHARVKFSNFKGLSKHLPY